The Geoalkalibacter subterraneus genome contains the following window.
AGCGTCAAGGGGATTCCGGTGATGGAACTTCTCGAGCAGAAGTACGGCAGCGCCGCCAAAGCTCAGGAAGTTATGGACGCCATGGTTGAGCGTACCAAGAAAGCTGGTGGCGAGGTTGTTGCCCTGCTTAAGACCGGCAGCGCTTTCTACAGTCCTGCTTCTTCCGCCATCGCCATGGCCGAGTCTATTCTTAAAGATCAGAAGCGCGTGCTGCCCACCTGTGCCCTGCTCAAGGGAGAATATGGTGTTGACAACTACTATGTAGGCGTTCCCTGCGTCCTCGGCGCTAACGGCGTTGAAAAAATCATCGAGTTCAAGCTCAATGATGAAGAGCAGGCAATGTTCGACAATTCAGTCAATGCCGTTAAAGAACTTGTCGGCAGCATGAAAATGTAAGCTTTTTTGATACCTATCCAATGTCATGACCATTAAAGGGCAATGGCAACATTGCCCTTATTTTCTTTTTTTTAAGCATTGGGGAAATACACCTTTCAAGGAAGGCCCCCCCGGATTGATATTCCCGGATTTTTGCCGATTTCCTATCTCCTTCGTAGCCATTTTGATTTCTGGCTATTGAGATTTCCTTATATTCGGCATGATTTTGCGAGTCTTCCGAAAATAAAATTGGATATTGGTATTCGTATACAAAAAAATCTGGCTTGAATGAACTGCTTGTGGTAACATTCCGCCGTTTTGAGAAAACCTAATTCGGACGGTTATCACAAAAAAGGAGACGACAGGTAATGAGCGCCAAAGGAAAAGTGGAAATCATTGAGAGGTACTGCAAGGGGTGCAATATCTGCGTAGAGTTCTGCCCCACCCAGGTCCTCGAAATGGATCTTTTTACGGTCAAAGCGGCCAAGCCTGAAGCTTGCATCGCTTGTATGCAGTGCGAATTGCGCTGCCCTGATTTTGCCATCAAGGTCGAGAAAATCGCCTAAACCGTTATAGGAGGAAGGATAACGTGGCTAAGAAAGTTGCTCTTCTCCAGGGGAACGAAGCGTGTGCGCACGGTGCAGTTTATGCCGGCGCTAAATTTTTCGCTGGTTACCCCATCACGCCCTCCACGGAAGTTGCGGAAGTTCTGTCCGTTGAACTGCCCAAAGTTGGAGGGAAATTCATTCAGATGGAAGACGAAATCGGCGCCATGGCGGCAGTGATTGGTGCTTCCCTGACGGGTGCCAAGGCTATTACTGCGACATCGGGCCCCGGCGTCTCCCTTAAGCAGGAATTGATCGGCTATGCCTGCATTGCCGAAACGCCCTGCGTTATTATTAATGTTATGCGCGGCGGTCCTTCGACCGGTATGCCGACCGGGCCCGGCCAATCCGACGTCATGCAGGCCCGTTGGGGCACCCACGGCGACCACGCTGCGATTGCGGTTGTTCCCGCTTCCTGCCAGGAGATTTACAGCGAAACGGTTCGTGCCTTCAACCTGGCCGAAAAATACCGGATGCCTGTTCAGGTCCTTTACGATGAGATTGTCGGCCACATGCGCGAGCGGGTTGAATTCCCCGAGCCGGGTGAGCTTGAAGTCATCGATCGTCAGGCTCCTGACGTTTCTCCTGAGGATTACAAGCCCTATGACGCGACCAAGGGGCAGGTTCCTCCCCTGGCAGCTTTCGGGTCGGGATACAAATTCCATGTAACGGGCCTCAACAAGGCTGCTGACGGCTTCCCTACCACCAAGGCCGAGCTGGTTGATGCCGAGGAGCGTCGCCAGGTCGACAAGGTCATGGACAACGCCGCGGATATTGAGAAAAACGAAGAGTATATGACCGAAGACGCAGAAGTGATTCTGTGGGCTTATGGCTCTACTTCCCGTTCCGCCCGTTACGCTGTCAACGAACTGCGCAGCCAGGGTGTCAAGGCCGGCCTTTTCCGTCCTATCACCCTGTGGCCTTTCCCGGAAAAACGCACACTTGAATTGGCCGAGCAGGTTAAGGCGATTGTGGTCCCCGAAATGAACCTTGGCCAGATGATTTATGAGGTTGAGCGGGTATCCCAAGGCAAATGTAAAATTGCCGGCGTTCACCGGGTTGACGGTGAGCCGCTCAATCCCGGCGAGATTATGGCCAAGGTGAAGGAGGTTCTTTAAAAATGGCTTACGATTACGAAAAATCCATCCGGCCGGGTAAACTGCCTCATATCTGGTGCCCCGGCTGCGGTCACGGTATTGTCATGAAAGGCTTGATCCGGGCCATGGATACCTGCAATCTCGACCGGAAGATGACTTCCATCGTCTCAGGTATCGGCTGCGCCAGCCGTCTGCCCGGTTATCTCGATGCCTGTACTCTGCATACTGCCCATGGTCGTGCAGCTGCCTTCGCTACCGGAGTTAAGATGGCAAATCCCGAGATGACTGTGATCTGCTGCGGCGGTGATGGCGACGGTACGGCCATAGGAGGCAATCATTTCATCCATGCCTGCCGTCGCAATATCGACATGACCTATGTCATCATGAACAACTATATCTACGGCATGACCGGTGGTCAGTTCTCCCCCTGCACCCCTACGGGGCACCTGGCATCCACTACACCCTATGGCAATCCCGACCCTGTGTTTGATATTAGTAAACTGGCCATTGGCGCCGGTGCAACCTATGTGGCTCGCACCACTGCATTTCATGCAACCCAGATTGACAAGCTGATTGCGGAGGGGATCAAGCATAAGGGAATGGCAATCATCGAAGTGCTTGATGACTGCCCCACGACCTATGGCCGCCGCAACAAGTTTCGCTCCGTCGTCGATATGATGAAGCGTCTCAAGGATATGGCGGTACCGGTCCAGGCCGCTTCGAAAATGACGGCTGAACAGCTCGAAGGTAAAATTCTGACGGGTGTTCTGTATAAGGAAGACAAGCCGGAATACTGCGAGCAGTACCAGAACGTCATTGAGCGTGCCCAGGGCAAAGCGTCCTGATCGCCTGCAAAAGGAGAATTGAAACATGGCAGAACGTTATGAAATTCGGTTTTCCGGCGCCGGTGGTCAAGGTCTGATCACGGCCGGAATCATCCTGGCGGAAGCCGCCAGTATCGTTGAGGGAAAGTCCGCCGTTCAGTCTCAGAGCTACGGCCCTGAGGCCCGTGGTGGCGCCTCTAAATCGGAAGTTATCATTTCCGATGGACCCATTGATTATCCCAAGGCGACCGTTGTCGACGCCTGTCTGGCCATGACCCAGGAAGCCGCCGACAAGTACGCCAACGGCATTAAACCCGGCGGTTTGCTGCTTCTCGACTCCGACTTCGTGAAGAATGAGCCCAAAGGGGATTTCAAGATTGTCAAAATGCCCATCATGCGCACGGCCAAGGAAGACATCGGCCGGGAGATCGTCGCCAACGTGGTGGCCCTCGGCGCTATGATTGCCTTGACCGATGTCGTTGCCCGTGAATCAGGGGAGAAAGCAGTTCTGGCAAAAGTGCCCGAAGCCTTTCTTGAACTGAACAAAAAAGCTTACAATCTTGGCTTTGAAAAGGTTAAAGCGCTCATCAACTGATCCGATTCCATCTGTTTATTCTTACTGCATAAGCCCGGAGGTGTTTGCTTCCGGGCTTTTTTTGGGTTTTTGCTCTCCGCAGGCTTTTGGCTCCGATCAGAATTTACACCACATTTATGGACATTTCTCCGCAAAGGTTTGCTTTTTAATTTCCCGTGCTGGCGCAGGGCATTGACGATTTCCCCGAACAGATGTGAAAAGGCTGCGCTGGATAGTCCTGCTAACATGACGATTTCAAACATGAATGCCTCCCTGATGAACTTGGCGACATTATGTTCTACGTCTGTGACAGAATATGACAGGGAAGGAACCCCGCCTTGAAATAATAATAAAACTTCCGGTTTGGGTGGAACATTGACAAAGACCATGTGAATCGTATACAGTATGCAGGATTTTTGGTGTCTGATGCCTTGATTCGCCAGTCTTTTTTCTGGTTTCGTTTTTGTAATACAGCTATCGGACACCGGGAAAATAACGCTGGAAAAAAAGCAATTCGCTGACTTTTTCAGCCAGCAAATTTCCTAGGAGGAAAGTGATGATCGATGCTTATCTACGTCATGAAGCCGAGAGGAACGCCCAAGGCATTCCTGCTCTGCCCCTGAATCCCGAGCAGACTGCTGAACTGTGCAAACTTCTTCAGTCTCCGCCTTCCGGCAAGGAAGATTTTCTGCTCAATCTTTTCAAGAACCGCATCTCCCCCGGCGTTGATCCCGCCGCTGAGGTTAAGGCGAACTTTCTTGGCGACATCATTGCCGGAAAAGCCTCATCCCCGTTGATCTCCAAAATTGATGCCGTTGAAATTCTCGGCACCATGATGGGCGGCTACAATGTTCAGTATCTTGTCGATGCCCTTAAAGATTCCGAGTTGGCTGATTCCGCGGCTGGAGCCCTGTCCAAAATGACTCTGGTGTATGATGCCGTTGATGATGTGGCTGCTCTTGCCAAGGACAATGCTGCCGCTAAAAAAGTTCTGCAGTCCTGGGCGGATGCTGAATGGTTTAAAGCCAAGCCCGAACTCCCGGAAAAAATTACCGTTAAAGTTTTCAAGGTTGAAGGCGAAATCAACACGGATGACTTCTCCCCGGCAGGCGACGCATGGAGCCGCCCGGATATCCCCCTGCATGCACTGGCCATGGGAAAAACCCGCTTCCCCGGCGGCTTGGAAACAATCGCCAAGTTCCGTGAGGAAGGTCACCAGGTCGCCTTTGTCGGCGATGTGGTGGGAACCGGCTCCTCCCGCAAGTCCGCCTGCAACAGTGTGCTCTGGCATATCGGTGACGATATCCCCTTTGTTCCCAACAAGCGTCGTGGTGGCGTGATTGTCGGCAGCGTTATCGCTCCGATCTTCTTCAACACTGCCGAAGACTCAGGGGCGCTTCCTCTGATGATGGATGTCTCTGAGATGAACACGGGCGATGTGATCACCATCGATACCAAAAAGGGCGAGGTGACCAATGAAAAGGGTGACGTGATCGCCTCTTTCAAAATCAAGCCCAACACGCTGCCCGATGAATATCGTGCCGGCGGCCGTATCCCGCTGATCATTGGACGCTCTTTGACCAACAAGGCCCGCAAGCACCTTGGCCTGGATGAGACCGATGTGTTTGCCAAGCCGATCAACCCGACACCGAAATCCGACCAGGGCTATACCCAGGCACAGAAGATTGTCGGCCAGGCCTGCGGACTTCCCGGCGTTCTGCCCGGGACGGCCTGCGAGCCTCGTATGGCTACAGTCGGTTCCCAGGACACCACCGGTCCCATGACGGCAGATGAACTCAAGGAACTGGCTTGCCTTAAGTTCCAATCACCGATGTTCATGCAGTCCTTCTGTCACACCGCGGCGTATCCCAAGCCGGCCGACGTAAAGATGCACAAGACGCTACCTGATTTCATCGCGGAGCGTGCAGGTGTTGCCTTGCGTCCCGGGGACGGCGTTATCCACAGCTGGCTCAATCGTCTGCTGCTGCCCGATACGGTCGGGACGGGTGGTGACTCTCACACCCGCTTCCCG
Protein-coding sequences here:
- a CDS encoding 4Fe-4S binding protein; translation: MSAKGKVEIIERYCKGCNICVEFCPTQVLEMDLFTVKAAKPEACIACMQCELRCPDFAIKVEKIA
- a CDS encoding 2-oxoacid:acceptor oxidoreductase subunit alpha — encoded protein: MAKKVALLQGNEACAHGAVYAGAKFFAGYPITPSTEVAEVLSVELPKVGGKFIQMEDEIGAMAAVIGASLTGAKAITATSGPGVSLKQELIGYACIAETPCVIINVMRGGPSTGMPTGPGQSDVMQARWGTHGDHAAIAVVPASCQEIYSETVRAFNLAEKYRMPVQVLYDEIVGHMRERVEFPEPGELEVIDRQAPDVSPEDYKPYDATKGQVPPLAAFGSGYKFHVTGLNKAADGFPTTKAELVDAEERRQVDKVMDNAADIEKNEEYMTEDAEVILWAYGSTSRSARYAVNELRSQGVKAGLFRPITLWPFPEKRTLELAEQVKAIVVPEMNLGQMIYEVERVSQGKCKIAGVHRVDGEPLNPGEIMAKVKEVL
- a CDS encoding 2-oxoacid:ferredoxin oxidoreductase subunit beta — its product is MAYDYEKSIRPGKLPHIWCPGCGHGIVMKGLIRAMDTCNLDRKMTSIVSGIGCASRLPGYLDACTLHTAHGRAAAFATGVKMANPEMTVICCGGDGDGTAIGGNHFIHACRRNIDMTYVIMNNYIYGMTGGQFSPCTPTGHLASTTPYGNPDPVFDISKLAIGAGATYVARTTAFHATQIDKLIAEGIKHKGMAIIEVLDDCPTTYGRRNKFRSVVDMMKRLKDMAVPVQAASKMTAEQLEGKILTGVLYKEDKPEYCEQYQNVIERAQGKAS
- a CDS encoding 2-oxoacid:acceptor oxidoreductase family protein; the protein is MAERYEIRFSGAGGQGLITAGIILAEAASIVEGKSAVQSQSYGPEARGGASKSEVIISDGPIDYPKATVVDACLAMTQEAADKYANGIKPGGLLLLDSDFVKNEPKGDFKIVKMPIMRTAKEDIGREIVANVVALGAMIALTDVVARESGEKAVLAKVPEAFLELNKKAYNLGFEKVKALIN
- a CDS encoding bifunctional aconitate hydratase 2/2-methylisocitrate dehydratase, encoding MIDAYLRHEAERNAQGIPALPLNPEQTAELCKLLQSPPSGKEDFLLNLFKNRISPGVDPAAEVKANFLGDIIAGKASSPLISKIDAVEILGTMMGGYNVQYLVDALKDSELADSAAGALSKMTLVYDAVDDVAALAKDNAAAKKVLQSWADAEWFKAKPELPEKITVKVFKVEGEINTDDFSPAGDAWSRPDIPLHALAMGKTRFPGGLETIAKFREEGHQVAFVGDVVGTGSSRKSACNSVLWHIGDDIPFVPNKRRGGVIVGSVIAPIFFNTAEDSGALPLMMDVSEMNTGDVITIDTKKGEVTNEKGDVIASFKIKPNTLPDEYRAGGRIPLIIGRSLTNKARKHLGLDETDVFAKPINPTPKSDQGYTQAQKIVGQACGLPGVLPGTACEPRMATVGSQDTTGPMTADELKELACLKFQSPMFMQSFCHTAAYPKPADVKMHKTLPDFIAERAGVALRPGDGVIHSWLNRLLLPDTVGTGGDSHTRFPIGISFPAGSGLVAFAGALGFMPLDMPESVLVRFKGKLNPGITLRDVVNAIPYWAIKQGLLTVPKKNKKNIFNGRILEMEGLPDLSVEQAFELTDAAAERSAAAGCIQLSEESVATYLRSNVALMEKMIEEGYRDPDTLRGRINDVKEWLKNPKLIRADKNAEYTEIIEIDLAEITEPILACPNDPDDVKLLSEVAGTPIQDVFLGSCMTNIGHFRAAAEIWRGQKFNPEVRTWICPPTRMDQAKLKEEALFSVFSAVGARIEIPGCSLCMGNQARVPDGVNMFSTSTRNFDDRIGNGAKVYLGSAELGAVISNISKIPTVDEYMAVYKEKIAPKEKEIYQYLQFDEMEGYKK